A stretch of DNA from Blastopirellula marina:
TAACAGGCAGTTCAATAGCGTTCTTAGACAAAACATGAACAATAATTAACGTTCGAGCGCGGAACGTCTTCAAGGCAAAACGACCTCACCCGTCTCTGTCACCTGCCAGAGACGCCCTGTGGTAACCTCCATGGCCGTGAGGAGTCCACCAATGCTGCATCCGGTATCGAGGCAGCGACAAAAAACCCATATCAAGTAGTTTGCCCGGGGAATGACCAACGATCGCGATCTTATCGTTAAGATGTGGCCGCGGAGGTTCGACTTCGATCGGCGTCAAACGAAGAAGCCGCGAAGGCTGCTCATCCAGCGGTGAATGCCAGCAATAGTTGGCGTGCGTGAAGAAGAACTGCTCGGTTTAGTAGATTGGTTGACAGGCTTCCAAGAACTGCCAATGTTGATCCGGTACGTCGGCAAGGTCTGCCGTGGACCCATATGATTTAAGCGTGAGATCGCCTCCTTTGTATAGCCAGCGATCGACCGCCTGTGCATTGCAGCGAGCGTCGATCATCATCTCGTCATGGTTTTCCCAAGATAGCGACATGCTGACACGTTTCTCGAAGAGCAGAAAGGATCTCCAAGGTCTGACATGTCTCTGGTCCGCGATTCACGTAATCACCAAGGGTTACGATGGTGTCGTCTGCCGCAGGACGGATCAGGTCTAACATCGTTTGCAAAGTGACGGCATGTCCGTGGATATCCCCGATCGCGATCAGTCGTCCGGTGGCATTTGGTCGGTTCGGCATCAAAGTTCAGATCCAACAAATGTTTCGTAACGGCACGCTATCTTGACAGCAAAATGAGAATCGTACCGAGCGAACTTTTTCGCTGCACGCTTGTCCTTCGATGAACATCGAAATTCAATAAAATGTCGCACGCCGATGTGGGGCGTGCCAGGTTGCCGTATGATGACGACAACCGTACCTAGGCGATTTCGGAAAGCGTCCTCGAATATGCTCCTCACGATCACAACCGATCATCAGCCTGCGACCGATCTCGGTTATTTGCTGCATAAGCACCCGGAACGGTTGCAATCGTTTGATTTGGCTTTTGGTAAGGCACATGTCTTCTATCCGGAAGCAGACGTCCAACGCTGCTCTGCTTGTTTGTTGCTGGATGTTGATCCGGTCGGCATGGTTCGGGGGAAGAACCGTAACCAGGGCGATTTGCTGGGGCATTACGTCAATGACCGATCCTATGTGGCCTCTTCACTGCTGAGCGTGGCGATCGCGCAGGTTCTTGGTACGGCCATGGCGGGCCGCTGCAATCAAAGGCCTGAGCTGGCGAGCACTCCCCTTCCCTTCGAGGCCCGGCTTGATGTGCTGCCAGTTCGCGGCGGCGAGCGTTTCCTGCATGAGATATTCGAACCACTGGGATACGAGGTAGAAGCTGAACGTTATCTGCTCGATCCGGAATTTCCTCAGTGGGGCGAGAGCGTTTACTACTCGGTCACGATTCGCGCGACCGTAACGTTATCCGACTTGCTGACGCACCTTTACGTGCTGATCCCGGTGTTCGACAACGAGAAACACTATTTTGTCGGGGAGGATGAATTGGAAAAGCTGCTGGCGAAGGGAGGAGCATGGCTCGCTGCGCATCCGCAGAAAGAACAGATCAGCCGCCGCTACCTGAGGAACCGCCACAGCCTATATCGCCAGGCGTTGTCGCGATTGTTAGAGATGGAATCGCCGGAGAGCGACGAGGAGTCACCAAGACCCGCAGCGCAAGAAGAAACGCTGGAACGAACGTTGAGCCTAAACGATCAGCGTCACGGGGCTGTCTTGGCTGCATTGAAGGCGAGCGGTGCGCGAAGTGTGCTCGATTTAGGATGTGGAGAAGGAAAGCTCCTGCGTGATCTACTTAACGAAAAGCAATTCGAGCAGATCGTCGGCATGGATGTTTCGTTCCGTAGTTTGGAATTCGCCCAGAAACGACTCAAACTCGATCGATTGCCGGAACGTCAAGCTCAACGACTGAAGCTGTTGCACGGTTCGTTGATCTATCGCGATCGGAGGTTAGAAGGTTTTGATGCGGCGGCACTAGTGGAAGTAATCGAGCACCTTGATTCGCCTCGCCTGGCAGCGTTGGAACGGGTCGTATTCGAGTTTGCCCAGCCAAAGACCGTCGTCGTGACCACCCCCAACCAGGAATACAACGTGATGTGGGAAACCTTGCCGGCTGGCCAATTCCGTCACAATGACCACCGTTTTGAATGGACGCAGGCCGAATTCCAAGCTTGGGCCCAGCAGGTTGCTGGGCAACATGGCTACGCCGTTCGCTTTCTGCCAGTCGGTCCAGAAGATGAAACAGTTGGATCACCAACGCAAATGGGAATGTTTACGCGAAGATTGTGATCGCCGATCCATCGAATCGCAGTACGATGATCCCTCTCGACTATTCTTAGTAACTCCCTCATGAACATCTCGATCCCAAGACTCTCTCTCGTAATTCTCATCGGTCCCAGCGGTTCTGGCAAAAGCACCTTTGCGCGAAAGCATTTCTTGCCGACGGAAGTTCTTTCGTCGGACTATTGCCGTGGACTCGTGAGTGACGACGAGAACAATCAAGAGGCGACCAGTGACGCGTTTGACCTGTTGCACTATGTAGCAGCCAAGCGGCTGGCCCGGGGGCTGGTGACAGTCGTCGATGCAACGAATGTACAGCCCGAAGCGCGGCGGCCTCTGGTTCGGCTCGCGAAGGATTACCACGTGCTGCCGGTAGCGATCGTGCTGAACGTGCCAGAAGATGTTTGCCACGAGCGCAATCGTGATCGGCCTGATCGCACGTTTGGTCCCCATGTTGTGCGGCAACAACGTTCGCAATTGCGACGGGGATTGAAGGGACTAAAGCGGGAAGGATTTCGACACGTGTTTGTGCTCGATTCTCCCGAGAAGATCGAAGCGGCTTCGATCGAACGTGTTCCGCTGTGGAATGACCGAACGGACGAGCATGGCCCATTCGATATCATTGGCGACCTGCACGGATGTGGTGACGAGCTGGAATCGCTGCTGGCATCGCTAGGCTACCAAAACCAGACGTCGGCGAAGACCGACCCGGTATGGGGAGACTCTTTTTACGCACATCCCGAGGGCCGTAAGGCGGTATTCGTCGGTGACTTGGTTGACCGGGGGCCACGTGTGCTGGACTGTGTGCGGATCGCGCGGAATATGGTGCAGCACGGAAGCGGTTTGTGTGTTCCAGGTAACCACGATATGAAGCTGCTGCGCAAATTACGTGGTAAGAACGTCAAGCTGACGCATGGTCTGGCTGAGACGATGCAGGAGATCGATGCGTTGTCGGACGATGTTCGCCAGCCACTTTGCAAGCAGCTAAGTGAGTTTCTCGACGGGCTGGTCAGTCACTACGTATTAGACGACGGTAAACTGGTCGTCGCGCATGCCGGGATGAAGGAAGCGTATCAAGGACGCGGCTCCGGCAAGGTACGCGAGTTCGCATTGTTTGGCGAAACAACCGGGGAGACTGACGATTTCGGTTTGCCGGTGCGCTACAACTGGGCTGCCGAGTATCGCGGTTCGGCGATGGTCGTTTATGGTCATACGCCCGTCCCAGAACCAGAGTGGCTCAATCATACGGTTAATGTCGACACGGGCTGTGTATTTGGTGGCAAGCTGACGGCCCTGCGTTATCCGGAACGGGAGTTCGTTTCGGTCCCAGCGGCGAAGACCTACTGCGAACCAAGCCGTCCCTTTTTGCCGCAGCATGACTCAGCCGAAACGCTCTCTGCACAACAGCTTCATGATGACATCCTGGAAGCCGAGGACGTCTTGGGGAAGCGGATCGTATCGACGCGCCTTCATCACAACGTCACGATTCGGGAAGAGAACTCGACCGCCGCGCTGGAAGTGATGAGTCGTTTCGCGGCCAACCCGAAGTGGTTAATTTACCTACCACCGACGATGTCTCCATGTGAGACGTCGCAGGAACCAGGCTTGCTTGAGCATCCGGCCGAAGCGTTTTCATACTTCCGTAGCCACGGTGTCCCGCAGGTTGTTTGCCAAGAGAAGCACATGGGCTCGCGCGCCGTCGTAGTGGTATGCCAAGATGAAGAGGCCGCTCGACAACGCTTTGGCGTTTCCGAAGGGGAAATGGGAATCGTCTATACGCGTACTGGTCGTCGCTTCTTCACGGATGTAGAGGTAGAGAAGCAGTTGCTCGATCGGCTGCGGGCTGCGCTGACTGCGACAAATTTCTGGAAAGAGTTCAACACCTCTTGGGCTTGCTTTGACTGCGAGCTGATGCCCTGGTCGGCTAAGGCTCAGGAGCTTCTGCGTAGTCAATATGCTGCGGTCGGAGCAGCTGGTAATGCGGCTTTGCCACATGCCATCTCGGCGCTGACACGCACGTTTCAGCGGATGGGTGACGACAACTGGCGTGATGCCTATCCCGGTTTGGCAAATTTCGAGAGCCGATTCAACAATGCGCAGGCATTCGTTAAAGCGTACCGACAATATTGTTGGCCGGTCGCATCGATCGATGATTTGAGGCTGGCTCCGTTCCATCTACTGGCGACGGAAGGACGCACCTATCTCGATCAGAACCACATCTGGCACATGCAAACTTTGGGAAAGATCTGCCAGACCGATCCGACGATCCTGCTGGCGACCGACTTTCAGACGGTGGACGTCACCAATCAAGCCTCCATCGACGAGGGCACTCAATGGTGGCTCACGCGCACTAGCCAGGGTGGCGAAGGGATGGTCGTCAAACCGTTGGATTGGGTGGTACGTGGCAAGAAGGGGCTGGTTCAGCCAGCCGTGAAATGCCGTGGTAAAGAATACCTACGAATCATTTACAGCCCCGATTACGACTCGGATGTGAATCTTACCCGTCTGCGTCATCGTGGCTTGGCCCGCAAACGGTCGTTGGCGTTGCGTGAATTTGCTTTGGGAATCGAAGCTCTGGAGCGATTTGTACGACGCGAACCACTTCGCCGAGTCCACGAGTGCGTGTTCGGAGTGTTAGCCCTCGAGAGCGAACCGGTCGATCCGCGGTTGTAGGCGTAATCGATGCGAATCGCCAGAAATGGTTGAACTCTACGCAGGAAAAGGGCAAGATAGCGGCAACGAAATAACCACGTCGTTGCCCGCCCCAAGCAGCTCTTTCCTTCCATTCGGTTCGTCCTGCGTGTCCCCACGTACGCGGTCGGCGGCCGAACGAATCTCGCCTACCGTTTCGGGAATCTTATCGATGTTTCGTTGCCTAGCGTTGGCCTGGTTAGCTCTCCTGCTTTTCGACCATTCAGCCTCTGCCCAAGATGGGAACCGCCTAACTTATTTGGATGAGTTCTGCGATCCGTACTATGTCGATCAGGAATTTCCCAAGTTGATCACGCCGCAGTGGGTGGGTGAAGAAGGAGTCGAAGCGGTCGTCATTCTTTCGATCGACGATATGCGTGATCCCGCGAAGTATGAAGCCTTTCTTCGGCCGATTTTTGAACGCGTGAAGGAAATACATGGTTCGGCTGGTGTCAGCATCATGACGAACTGGGTCGATCCCGAAGACCCGTTGCTTGAGCAGTGGTTGACCGAAGGAGTCGCGATCGATGCGCATACGGCTGACCATCCTTGCCCATGTTTACAAGGAGGCATCTTCGCAAACGGTAAGGGAACCTACGACCGCTGTGTCGACCGATTATTCGAGATACCTCACAATCGACCGGTCGCGTTTCGCTTTCCCTGTATGGATTCAAAGAATACGCCGAGCCCCCGGATGTTCGCGGAAGCGCTTTGCAAGACTACCGAAAAGGGCAACTTCCTGCAGATCGATTCATCGGTCGACAACGTCTTCACGGCCGACGATCCCGAACTACCACGCGACCTGGTAACCGACGCGGACGGCCAGGGACGATTTACTAAATACATTCCGTTTCCGTCTTTTGTGAACAAGATCGAGAATTACCCCTATCCGTACATTATCAGCCGCACGATGTGGGAATTTCCTTGCACGATTCCAGACGACTGGCAAGGATTCAACTTGCAGCAGCCCGCCAATCCGAAGACAGTGGAAGATTGGAAGGCCTCGCTCGATGCCACGGTCATTAAACAAGGTACGGCCGCGTTCATCTTTCATCCCCATGGTTGGATTCGTAACCAGCAGTTGGTCGACATTGTCGATCATGCCGTCGAGAAGCATGGTCGGAAGGTTGCGTTTCTCCAGTTTCGCGACTGCTTAGACCGCATCAACGACAATCTGCTGAAAGGACAACCGCTGAGAACGGCCACTGGCGAAGACAACGGCGTTCGTCTGCTGGATGTCAACGCTGATGGCTTTATGGATGTGATCATTGGCAACGACGAGCTGCAGCTTACACGGGTCTGGGATCCGAAGAAAAGCACCTGGAAGGAGACGCCGTTTCCAGTCAAGTTGGTCACGATCAGCCATAAGGAAGAACGCCTGGCCCAGCGAGTTCGGTTTGGCATTCTGGGGGGAGATGTTGTCGCGTTGGCCAGCGATGAATCGATGCGTGGAGCTTGGCGATTCGACGGCACAGCTTGGAAGGAAGAGCCACACTTGCTCAGTGGCTTGACGCTCGGCGGCAAAGAGGTCGCGTTCGCCAAAGCGGGCATCGACCAGGGAATACGGCTGCGTGATCTCGATGGCGATGGCAACTGCGAGCTGATTGTGGGATCGGTCGACTTGCGTGGTATCTTCTCTTGGGATGCTGCTGCGCAATCGTGGAAGCTGCTGCCGTTTGTTCTGCCTGAAAATACCGAGATTGTCTTTGGCGACGGGCTTGATGCTGGTTTGCGGTTTGTTGATATCGACGAAGACGGGCATGAAGATGTTGTCTTTTCCGATGAACGCCGCTTTTCGCTCGACTTGTTTACCTCGCTCGAAGAAGGATGGTCGCGGCACGTTTCGTCGGGGGCACGGAACGATGTAGGCGCAATTCCAATGATATCGCGCAGTGGCACCAACAACGGAGCATGGTTCGCGAACAACTATCTCTGGATTCAGAACGAAGATACAGCCCGGCTGCCCGATGGGATCGAGCGTATGTCGTTCGTCGACATGCTACGTCCCGTCGATACCGAGCCGAAGACCGCAGCGGCTGCCAAAGAGGCCATTCGAGTTCACCCTGGATTTCGCGTCGATCAAGTCGCGGCGGAACCGCTCGTGATGGACCCGGTTTCTTACGATTGGGGAGCCGACGGCAAGCTATGGGTGGTCGAGATGGCAGACTACCCGCTAGGTGTTAATGGTCAGCCCGGGGGACGTGTCCGTTACCTGGAAGATACGGACAACGATGGAAATTACGATGCCTCGACATTGTTTCTCACGGGGCTTAATTTCCCGACCGGCGTGATGGCATGGGGCGACGGTGTGATCGTCTCGGCCGCGCCAGATATCTTCTACGCGGAAGACACCAACGGGGACGGCAAGGCAGACCAGCGTGAGACGCTTTATACCGGATTTGGAGAAGGCAATCAGCAGCACCGCGTGAATGGATTTTGGCGTGGGCTTGACAACTGGATCTATGTGGCAAACGGCGACAGTGGCGGCTCGATCAAGTCCTTCAAAACGGGGAAGACCATCGACATTCGTGGCCGTGATCTGAGGATACGTCCAGACACGGGCGAGTTGGAAGCGGTGACTGGGCAAACCCAATTTGGGCGGGCGATGGATGATTGGGGAAATTGGTTTGGCTGCAACAATTCGCGTCCGCTATTTCACTTCATGATCGATGATCACTACTATTCGCGTGCCGCACAAGTCGCAGCTCCGACGCCACTCGATCATATTTCAACGGTGACCAATACACCGATCTATCCGCGAAGCCGCGTGCTCAGTCACTGGTCGGGCTACGTTCCACCCGCGGAAGGCGAGCCAAGTCGGTTTACCTCGGCTAGTAGTATCACGATTTATCGCGATACGCTGTTTGGGCCTTCCTTTCGTAACATGGCGCTGATCTGCGAGCCAGTCCATAACTTGATCCATCGCCATGCTCTCACACCCCATGGGCTTTCGTTTCAAGGGGAGCGGGCTGCTGGAGAAGAATTTAACGAGTTCGTCGCGTCATCCGACTCGTGGTTCCGTCCTGCTTCGCTTCGAACTGGACCGGACGGAGGCATTTGGTTCACCGATATGGTACGAGAAGTTCTGGAACATCCCGAGTGGATCGATGACGAAGAAGAGAAGCGAATCGATCTGCGAGCTGGCCACGACAAAGGACGTATCTATCGAATTCTTCCCGTAACCGTACCGGGTACGGCGATCCCCCAATTCGATCAGCTGTCGAACATGGAGTTGGTTGAACAGCTTAGCAGTACCAACGGTTGGCGGCGCGACATGGCACAGCACCTTTTGATCAAACGAGACGCAAAAGATTGCGCGGCACAGCTGAAGGAAGTTGCCTTAAAGTCTGATCAGGCACTTGGTCGACTGCATGCCCTGTGCACGCTGGATGGTTTGGGTCTGCTTGATCCGGAAGTACTCGCTGCAGCCTGCGAAGATGAGCACTCTGGCATTCGGCGTCACGCGGTTCGTCTTGCGGAAACAATGCTCGACACGTCGCCCGAACTTCAAGCGGCGATTACCAAACTGGTGGAGGACTCGGCGGCAAAGGTAACGCTTCAGGTAGCCTATTCCCTCGGCGAATGGCATGCGCCAGCTTCTGGCGAACTTCTCGCTCGATTGCTACTTGCTCATTCCAAGAACCCTTACATCACGTCAGCAGCGTTCACTTCGCTGACCCCTACTAACGTGCTGACCACGTACGATATCCTGCTTTCGGCCACGAAAGACCACCCAGAGTCAAATTCGCTTCTCCAGGAGGTGATCCGGATTGCTGTAGGCTTCCACGAGAAGAACGCTATCGAGTGGATGGCGATCAGCCTATTGCCTGCTGCGGGCGAGCCGATGAGCAGCTGGCAGACCGCAGCTCTCGCAGAATTACTGACGGCGATGAAGAGCGAAAATCTCGAAACGGATGAGATTCTCAGTAGCAAAACGCAGGCAAAATTAGCTGCGACATGCTCTCGTGCTCGCGAGGCGTTGGCGAATCCGAACGAAGATTCTGCCGAAACAAGACGAAGCCTAGCTCTGGTGGCCTGCTCAGCAGATTCCGACGAAGATGACTTGGAATTGATGATTGATCTATTACAGCCCACTAACTTGCCTGAGATTCAAACGGCCGCTATCAATCAATTGTCACAGCTGAGCTCTTCCCAAGTGGCCAAAAAGATGATTCACGATTGGTCTAACTATACGCCATCGGTTCGCACGCAACTGTTAGAAGCGATCTTGTCGCGTCCGTCTTGGTGCTCGGTCTTAATGAACGCGATTGATGACAAATCCATTCCAGCGACCGAAATTGGATCGACATCGCGTCGGCGTTTAATCGAGCATCCCAACAAAGAGATCGCTAGAAGAGCCGACACATTGTTCTCCGAAAACTCGACTACGACACGCAGTGAAGTGATCGTCCAGTACGCGGATGCCTGGACGCTGTCCGGTCGCATGTTGCCAGGAAGACTCTTGTTCATGAAGCATTGCGCCAGCTGCCATCGTCTGGAAGGTCAAGGGCACGACGTTGGGCCTGACTTAACCGCGCTGACCAATAAGTCGCCAGAAACGCTCGGCACGGCCATTCTTGATCCTAACCGAGCGGTAGAAGATAAGTTCCTGGAGTATGCAGCATTGACGCTCGATGGTCGCGCGTTTACCGGGGTTCTGACTGCCGAAAGCAGTGGAAGCGTCACCCTCCTGGGGCAAGACAATAAAAAGCAAACGATTCTCCGCAAGGACCTCGACCAACTCCGCAGCACTGGGCGATCGCTTATGCCAGAAGGTTTTGAGAAGGTGCTTGATCAACAAGCGATGGCCGATTTGGTTTTCTATTTGGCGAACGTTAAGACGCTTCCGGTCGCTAGGGAATAATCTTCTAAGCCAGAATCGGGTGCAGGATGTTTCCATGCACATCGGTCAGGCGGAAGTCGCGGCCGCCGTAGCGGTAGGTGAGACGTTCGTGGTCAACGCCGAGCAGATGCAGCACTGTCGCCCAGAGATCGTAGATATTGCAGACATCTTCGATCGCATAATAGCCGAGTTCATCTGTAGCACCATAAATAGTGCCTCCCTTGATTCCTCCACCTGCCATCCAGACGCTAAAGCCAAACGGATTGTGATCGCGGCCATTAGAACCTTGCGAGAATGGTGTGCGACCGAATTCGCCTGCCCAGACAACCAACGTTTCGTCCAGTAAGCCGCGTCGCTTCAAGTCGGTAATCAGACCAGCAATGGGTTGATCGACCTGAGCGGACATGTTGCGGTGCCCCGCTTCTAAGCCGCCATGCTGATCCCACGGATTCGCAGCTTGACCACCTCCGGGCGTTTGTGGCAAGCATGACAGTTCTACAAAGCGAACACCACGTTCAATCAGACGGCGCGCTAGCAGGCATTGCCGGCCGTAAGCTGCCGTTTGAGGCTGATCGGAATCAAGTCCGTATAACGCCTGCGTCTCGGCCGTTTCGCCACCGATGTCACACAATTCCGGAACCGCGGTTTGCATTCGAAAAGCGGTTTCGTAATTCTTGATCGCGGCTTCGACTTGCACGTCCTGCGAGGTTGTATCAAGAAACTCTTGGTCGAACGACTGGGCGAATGCCATTCGCTGTTTTTGAATGTCTGGCAAAGTCGTTGGCGTGATATTGCGTATCGCTGGGGATTGATCGGCCTGCAGGATCGAACCTTGATGTTGGGCGGGAAGAAAGCCGTTACTGAACAGGCTAACGCCACCATGTGGAGCGGTGGCTCCACCACTTTGCAGGACAACATAACCAGGCAGGTCGGCCGTTTCATTCCCTAAGCCGTAGGCACACCACGCTCCGGCACTGGGATAACCCATAAACGGAAAACCGGTGTGCAAAGCGAAGTTGCCTTGGGCGTGCTCGTTCACCTTCGTGGTCATCGAGCGGATCACGGCCAACTCGTCGACCACTTGTCCAATTTTCGGAAACATATTGCTCACGGGGATGCCGCTCTCGCCGTAGTTGCGAAAAGCGAACGGACTTCCCATAACGTTGCCGTCGTTATTGAACTGCGTACGCTGAACCTGAACTGGCATCGGCTTACCGTCCAGTTCACGAAGCTTTGGCTTGGGGTCGAAAGAATCAACGTGCGACACGCCGCCTGACATGAAGCAGAAAATAACCCGCTTCGCTTTAGCGGGGTGGTGCGTAGCGGAAAGCGCCGCGCCAGCGGGAAGACCTAACGATTCCGCGGTAGCCGACTCGTGTATAAGACCGGCTAGGGCGGTCGCGCCAAAGCCTGCAGAAACTTTACGGAGCAGCGTTCGCCGTGAGAAGTTACCGTACATAGATGAACTCCTTGAAAGTGACCAACGCGCGGGCAAGTTCTTTCCAAGGTAGGAGGTCATCGGCGGTATCAATGACATCAACCTTCTCGAACTGCCAGTTAAGGGTAGCGATCTTCTCTTCCAATTGCTCTGCTTTTTGACGCGTCTCAATGTCCATTGCTTCCAAGACTTTTCGCTCGGTAACTCCGGTCGGTCCAAGGCGGGCAGTTTGAGCGATCTGTTCGTCGGTTAGCGCACGATCATAAAGCTGAGCTTGGAAGACCTTACCCGAAAGAAAGCGATTGCCAGTACCTGGCAAATGACGAAGCCCGAGCGTGACGACCGTATTGCCCGAGGTGAAAGGAAAGGGACCGCTACTTTGATATGCTTTGCCGTAGGCAACGCCGTCGCGATAGCCGATGATTCGTCCATCCGCGCGATAAACGATCGCCACATGGACAGGCCGCTCCGTTGCTTCGGCTTCCGTTAACCCCGAGAACGTTTGCGTTCGGACGAAACTGTTACTTCCTGCCAGCCAATGACCTGCTTGCTGTTCTCCGAAAACGATTGCGTCGAACACATTACCGTTAGGAAGTTGCACGCTCATCACGCCGCCGCCGCGCTGCGTTAAGTTATCGAGCTGAACCCACGCTTCCAAGGTTTTGGCTGTGAGGTTTTGCTGGAGGGGAGCGGTCACCAGATAACCTTGATTGCTGAGCACCAGTGCGTCCCCATCTACCGTGGCACCGCCGACCAAAGTTCCATCAGCGGAACCGATTTGATCTTTCGTCGACTTTGCGAAATCCCACTTGGCGATCGGTTTTACCGCATCGGCAGGCAAAGTGGTCCGTTCGATCTGCCGTGCGTCTTCCAGTTTCGCTCGAATTGGTTGCTTAAGCTGCGAAAGTTGGCGAGTCAGAGAGTAAACTTCCTCACGCAAGGCCAATTGTTGCTGCCGAGCGGAGGCAGAACGCTTGCGAATCAGAGACAAGTAGGCTTCGCTGCGGGCAATCTCCTCGGAAGTCGCTGCGCGTCCGAAGGCCGTCGCGAACATGCGTTGAATACGGGCCTCGTCCGTGGGGAGTTCACGATCCGTGGCGATTTGGTTCGCCCAGTTGTCGGCATATGCTTCGACTAGAGGATCGTTCAAAAGAGTTAGCGACTGCGCGGGTACGTTGGTGACATCACGCCGCCCGACCGTGCTGAAGGGCTCGGGAAAATCGAAAACGCGAAGCAGTGGATTCAAGTCGTTGCGAATCACACGCACGTAAATACTTCTCCGTGGCATTTGGTCGCTAACCGGTGGTCCGAAGGAAGTGTGATCGAGTTGACCAGAAACCGACAATAGCCAATCGCGGATGGCCTCGGCCTCCATGCGACGAACGTTGGCTCGGGCCAGATAGCGGTTCTCGGGATCTTTTTGTAACTGCTCTGGTGTCGCGCTCGATGCCAATTGCCAGGTTCGCGACAGAACGATCTCCCGAACTTGCTGTTTGAGTGACCAACCTTGGTTCGCGAAGTGTGTGGCCAACCAGTCGAGCAGTTCCGGATCGCTGGGTTTGTCTCCCATCTTTCCGAGATTATCTGGCGTGCGGACAATTCCTTGACCCATCAGATGATGCCAAATCCGATTCACCATCACCCGCCGCGTCAACGGATTGTCATCGCGAAGGACATCAGCCGCGAGTTGCAAGCGACCACTTTGCTCGGTCGCATACGGCGTGGTATCGATGGCGTCGAGGAAGTGCCGGGGAATGATATCGCCTGGCTTCTTATGGTCGCCGCGAATGTACAAAGCATGGTCTGCACCGTGGGATTCATCGAGTGTAGGAATGCGAGTGGCCACAGGAATCTCCGCTTCCAACTGGCGATAACGCTCTATCAACGATTGTGTTTTCGTCAGTTCAGCGAGTTGATTCGCCAAGAATCCATCACTCAGGCAGGCCTCAAGCAGCACGGCCTGTGCATCACTCAAGCGATCTTCTTGCCAGTCTTGTACGGCTTTTTGGATGGCTTGTTCGTAACAGGCGATCAGGTCATCAAGTGATTGCGGCATCTGCTGCTGCGTTGCGGACAGGAGTGCGGGAATCCACTCAGGACAGTCCGGTGGCGCGGGTTGATCGGGATAACGGATCATCGCACGGCGAATGCCAAACCAGGATCGTTCCGGGTCTTGAACCAATAACGGCGCATCACGTGCCGCGGCGACTTCCAGGTGGATTGTGTCTCCCGACCAGTAATCGACATCGAAGCGAATCCACTGCCAGTTTGGGGCAAGTCGACGGACCGGTTGAATTGTGCCACTCCGAGGATAATCTTGCACAACGTAGCGGAATTGCGATGCGCCGTCGCCGATCGCTTGTACCCAGACTTCCCCATGGGGCTTCAGAGGGAAGTCGCGCGACATCAATCGTGCGGGAAGTTTGTCAGAGATGCCATGCGAGTAGACGCCAGAAGGATAGATTCCCTTCAGAGCTCGGTTTCCGTTTGGCTCGATGGCGAAGAATCCTGCGCGGTTCGGTTCGTCTGGAAGCCCAGCACCGCGTG
This window harbors:
- a CDS encoding DUF1553 domain-containing protein, translated to MSLFVRSFLTACFLSLGVNPLYAVDTAREKQIEFFEAKIRPVLIESCYECHNSHNTAEGDFAVDYRQALLNGGENGTVLVPGKPEQSRLLAILKHEVPGMEMPQGGPKLDDAVLKDFQTWIAGGAIDPRDEPPSAEEASAATSWPEVLKRRKAWWSFQPVNSPTVPASDDPQWNGNPIDRFVHRQHKTHNLEPAELASAEVLVRRLYFNLTGLPPSAEEVQQWTSRLEAASGEERDAAYQQLVDSLLESPHFGERWARHWMDWTRYAESHGSEGDPEIENAWLYRDYLIRALNEDVKVDQLIREHIAGDLLPEPRINNALGINESLIGTAHWRMVFHGFSPTDVLDERVRFTDDQINCFSKAFLGLTVSCARCHDHKFDAISQADYYSLFGILATCRPGREAIELPERLNARKPDLTQLKKDIRKSLATDWQMSLEKVSPQLRKLAADPPDKTKPQSPWLALQTIQTELADGHTFADSWKRVEADWQRKRDELKQFDAAELETKWNLAHSEAYATWYTRGAGLPDEPNRAGFFAIEPNGNRALKGIYPSGVYSHGISDKLPARLMSRDFPLKPHGEVWVQAIGDGASQFRYVVQDYPRSGTIQPVRRLAPNWQWIRFDVDYWSGDTIHLEVAAARDAPLLVQDPERSWFGIRRAMIRYPDQPAPPDCPEWIPALLSATQQQMPQSLDDLIACYEQAIQKAVQDWQEDRLSDAQAVLLEACLSDGFLANQLAELTKTQSLIERYRQLEAEIPVATRIPTLDESHGADHALYIRGDHKKPGDIIPRHFLDAIDTTPYATEQSGRLQLAADVLRDDNPLTRRVMVNRIWHHLMGQGIVRTPDNLGKMGDKPSDPELLDWLATHFANQGWSLKQQVREIVLSRTWQLASSATPEQLQKDPENRYLARANVRRMEAEAIRDWLLSVSGQLDHTSFGPPVSDQMPRRSIYVRVIRNDLNPLLRVFDFPEPFSTVGRRDVTNVPAQSLTLLNDPLVEAYADNWANQIATDRELPTDEARIQRMFATAFGRAATSEEIARSEAYLSLIRKRSASARQQQLALREEVYSLTRQLSQLKQPIRAKLEDARQIERTTLPADAVKPIAKWDFAKSTKDQIGSADGTLVGGATVDGDALVLSNQGYLVTAPLQQNLTAKTLEAWVQLDNLTQRGGGVMSVQLPNGNVFDAIVFGEQQAGHWLAGSNSFVRTQTFSGLTEAEATERPVHVAIVYRADGRIIGYRDGVAYGKAYQSSGPFPFTSGNTVVTLGLRHLPGTGNRFLSGKVFQAQLYDRALTDEQIAQTARLGPTGVTERKVLEAMDIETRQKAEQLEEKIATLNWQFEKVDVIDTADDLLPWKELARALVTFKEFIYVR